The DNA sequence GCTCTTTAGTGGGAAAGTTGTGAGTGAACTAGACTGTTTTTTATGTTAGTCCATATCACTGCAGTCTCAGAGATTGTAATATTTACTGCACTCCAGGTACTTAGGTtgtcaaaaaaattaaatgcccttcctttcacttcttttttcttttcttttttgttattaattgaaATGGTGATCAAGTTCAATAAAGTGGATGTATTATTGTTTGTAGCATATTAAAGTAAGGCAATTAGTCTCAATTTTGAACTGATACTGTTggtatttttagattttataaatTGATCATAAGACTTTTTTTATTTGGTAGATTATTCTTGAcatattactctttttttcagGTGGATGTAGATACATATGACAATGGCACTCTCCCATGTTCCTTATGGCTGAAAGGACTCCCTCAGGAGACAGATGAAGACCAGAGATGGATTGCTGTCCTAGAACCTGTAGACATTACTGTTGCAAAGGTAATGAACGTTCCCCTTTTCAGAAATGTTGAATTAGTCTTATATTTTgagatgtaaaagaaaaacacTGATTATAGGTACCTTGAGTTTTGCTTGATTTTCTCTTTTCAAGGCATCAGTTGACGAAACAGGCCGTATTTTGAAGCATGACTCTTCATTCAGCGCTCTCTTTGGGTATGCAGATAACAGTGAGCTTACCAAACTCAATATTTGTGATCTTATACCTGCTCTTCAGGTGCCCACTAGTCCTCATGACATGCCTAAGGTAAGTGACTGTGctaaatttatcttttaaatgGCTTGTATAATCTGGATCCCTTCTATGTTGTGTTAAAGAAAATTGTATGGTGATTATTTGTCTGGTAAAGTATGACCAGGATTGATGTGTGTAATTTAAGTGATGCCCAGAATAGCCGCAAAATCTTCAAGGAGATTGTTGTGTTTTAGAAGAATGTAGGAGCCAAAGTTAGGAAGACTGAAAGGGAACAgccacaaaaagaagagaaataggttATCCAGTTTTAGGGTTTCCCTTCCCATTGTGACTGTATTTCTTATAGGAAAACTTAATACTAACTAGTTACTGTAACTTTTTACATCAAGATGGAATTCCCCAAATATgtaatattctttatttcttttaaaagatgTGTGATAATGCTGCCAATTTTAAATTCTTAATGAtgtgctggggaaaaaaaatcaaaatcaaaagcaACAAGTAAGTGAAAAAGGGTTGCTACATTCATTGTATGAAAGAGATACAATGTTACACAGACCATTGCATCCACTACCAAAATTTTCTTTAGTCCCAACAGGAAAACTCTGCAACCTATTGGCAATGGAGCTTCTTTAATGTAATGATAAGTCTGGAGTCCATTATTGTGCACGGCTCtatgtaaatttttgttttaattttaaatgataaaattaatgctaGTTGAGGCTGGGCTTATGTGGGTTGGAAGTACGTAAACATAAGACtagatgaattatgataataaatggaGAATACTTGCACGCACCTTTATTTTGTCCCATGTAAAACACCCAGTTTTGCAGTAATCCCCAATTTGGAAGGAAAGTTTAAATTGGAATAACAGGTAACTTTAATCAGATGTTTCTGATAAACAActaaacatttgtgtgtgtataattcttTTTACCCTTGGAAACTTAAAATGAATGCTTAAAAACTGCATGCTAGAATCTGTATTTGCAAAATTAGTCTTCatcctgccatatatatatatatatatgactgcaccTAGTATTGGGCTTGATCAAAGTGAATTTTTGACATTTTCCCCAGTAATTTCAAAGATATAGATTCCTAATTACACATTGATTGCTTTTTCTAAATTTCTCTTTATGCTATGATAATAGAAAGTTCAGTAACCCAAATAACATTAGAATCCCTGAATGTCAAGTTACTCTCCAAAGATTATGTTAGAGTAGAGGAACGGAAATAACGGTCCTTTAGGTAGATTTTCAAAACTGCCAGAAAAGTATTGtccacttttttttccaattgtttAGCATATTTAAGAAGTTATCTTAAAATACACTACGGGAAAGTTTggttataataagtaaatatattgatTGATTTGTATCATCTCAGATTGTCACTAGTTTTGATGTCTTTTACATTTTCAAAACgtaaataatatgttttatgtaGCCCATGTGACTATTTTATTTTACCTATAGCTGAAGCTAATATGCTTGATGTACAACAGGATGTGGAGAAGCAACAGTGTACGGGACAGACGGTGGACTGTGCTACGTTCCCCCTCTGTGCACACTTCACAGTCAATAACACCCATAATGATTACACCCTAAGGAAACATGTCTTTGATCTAGAAATATGGGTaagtgttttcttcttccttctcatcctcctcatccttttttcttctttatcatcatcctcatgttAAGATGCTAAATCTTTCATGCTGTGAAAAAAGGAGATTTTGGAGAACTTACAAAAatagacagatgtatacatatatatatatatatatatatatatatatatatatatatatatatgtatttgaatgtgACATAAAAATATAACCCTATTTTGCAGGTGTTCTCTAACATCAGTGGACTGGTGGTTTTGGATGCTGCAGGGAAAATCAGTGATTACAACTATAATTTCACAAGACTCTTATTTGGCTATGGCAAGAGAGAGCTGGAGGGAGAGGTAAGAAAATAATgcacttttttatatacttaatttttctgttttatttattatttttagttatataattTACCTATAGATTTAGAACCCAGAAAATGTCAGCTTTATACTATGTACTCACTAGAATTTACATGTCTTATTgggaaagttttatttatttttatcataatgattgtaTATAGAACTAGAGATAGGATGAAATACATTTCATAAgtgaattttccattttttcaggaCATAACTCACCTTATACCAACCTTCTTCGATGATGTTGCATTGATTCAAAAAATGAATAGCCCGTCCTTTGACTCGGATGACTCAGATTCAACTCTTAGTGATAATGAAACTGAAAatcagaaggaaaataaagaggtacaatttgcttgtgtgtgtgtgtgtgtgtataatggtctctaattttaATTCTCAAGAAAATCACTATATTATCTAAAGGCTAGAAGAAAACTCAGTATCTGACTTAGAGCCATgtgttaacccattgccgacgggtggcatgtacgtacatgccatggcatggcgggaccatctgccgggggcacgtacgcacatgccatagagtatgcatggacatgccatgagtttttttttttttttttttttttttttttttttttttttttttttttgttacaatcatggcaaaagattatttttttgccagtgaaagtgtgattaagtcggttctaacactctcatttttaccatgcaacaaacaaaaaaaatgcaacaaaccgacaatttcaactccatgatgccacacactgcttattttattcggactatagaccgaataatgatcaactatggagtctatataacaacaaaaatgcccttcagtctcgatttgtaaggaagtttggcaagtagagactgaaaaaataatgaaaattgaaaatacaacatatcttcgtagtattacgaagaaacggcatgggatgctggtatttggcatgagtggtcgcgcatgctcgggcgacgatataagcccccggcagcgaggcccaggccactatgaatgctacccgtcaattatgggttaaacagccacatggtctgttggtctaatggcttacagaaatcgtgcCTATGTACATGCTAAAAGGACACagctgccaccagtttgtaagtCTGTTGGTGCCTCTAAACAATGGTTATGACTAGATGGGCACTGATAGTGGTTAAAtggtttgactctttatttcaGAGAAGAGGACAACACAGTTAATCACTCAGTGACAGTATTATAAATCTCTCAGCATCATAGACTAGATTTGTGGCAACCATCCAGTTGCTGGGTGCAGGAGTCCGCTACATATAGCAGAACTTCCCAAGCGTACAGCTGTACTCGGTAGATCAAGCAATTTGTTGTGACGGCTATACACCTGACCCGGCAGTAACGGTTAAGGGAACACACAAAACGTTGCCTTGGGGCAAGCACTGAGCATGGTGTTGTGCGTCTGGCCAGCCATCCCTGGGGGGCCAAAGGCTGGTGGTTGACCTGGGCATGGTGACTGCTGGGAGCAAACTGAAGGGCCAGACGAAGTcagatataatcattatctagGCCCTCCTCCCTGAGGCAATGGTTCCAAACAGACACATGTGCACATGCCATATGTgtccttatttgtgtgtgtgtgtgtgtgcatgtgcgtgcttgtgtgcatgtacatTTGAACCACAAAGATTCTTTTCACAGAATAAGCATTAATatgtcatatttttataatattttctaattttaGAGTTGTgatattataaagaaatttttaaaattgaaaaaaaaagttattaattttttcaatttgGCTTCAGAGAACCAATGGGCCTCTATTCACAAAAAGTAAACAGAGTgaagcaacaacaacactgaTGTCTGAGCCATCATCAATATCTACCCCAAACCGTGGATTTGTTGCTTCAGAAAGGTCAGTCCCACAATGACATCTTAGAATAGGTTTATATTTGACAGTGTATTTagcttgtttttcatttttagtgTTTACACAAATGGAAGTAACATtgtaatggaataaaaaaaaaatattatggataCGTATGGCAAACATTTGTTATTGTCACTGTCTTGTATATTTAAATGGTTTACATATAGAACGTTATTTTTAACAGAAATGTTGattcacatgtatgtacataatgaTCTTTCACACCCTTTACTACACATTACTAGGTCTTGAttttaatgataaagttaatagtGTGTACTCCCCTGCTGATATATTCTGGTTCAAATTCACATTTCATGAAATCCAGTACCTCTAATTATGCCAATTAGGATATCCATACCATCATTCAAGTTTTTGTTCTAAATTAACAGTAAGCTTCAGGGATCACTCTACGGATCTACTTTTAACTCCACCTCCAACGTCACAAGCACGGGGGACAACAGCCAAAATTCGTCTCAGAACAACAAGGCCATGAGAGACATCACCAACTCTATGAATATTCTCAGCATCAGTCAGCaggttaatattgttgttgttgttttcttcactCATATTGGAAATTTTAGCATGGTtttgtgtactttttttcttgtttgttcttttgttatcccttctcttcctctttgttattctctttattttaccatttgtgtttttccctttgcctccatttcttctttttcttctcctcttcttcttctttctcctcttcctcctccttttcgtgttttgttttgtcaAGACAGTAAAAGACTTGTTTTCTCTACAGAATGTTTCAAATCAGACAAACAACTCAGGCTTACAAGGAAGTCCCAGCAAAACAAGGCCagtaaaagacagagaaaatgcaTCTGACGAAAGTCTTCCCAAGGTAGGTTTGTCAGCATCGTTGTACATTGCTCATGTCATATTGTTTGAACATAAAATGTCTCTTCCTTTTGCAATTCACACATATTTCTACCAGATATtacttatgtattatgtattataattatttaattatgtattataattatgtatatttgcaGCTTATTCCCACAGTAGAATTCATTAATACCGAGATAATATGAGatacaaatgtttttttcccaacagGTACAAATAGAGGTATGTCCAGATCTTCCCCAGGACATTCTTCCTGAGGACATGGTCACCTCTACACCTGCTGTAGGTCGGACGAGAGGCCACAGCCAAGTCCACACCATTGAAGAAGGCAGTTTCTTTGGGGTTGGAAAACACAAGGATGGATCTGATcttggtttgtgatttttttctttcgttctttctttctaatgTTTATATTTGCATTGGTTTCCCACCCACCCCAGATCGTGAAGTAATAATTAGTTTGAAATTATATTGATCACCATCTAGAAGggagaaaatatttttcttatataattgtcattattcctTAGAATTCCTTGAAAAAAGAACCAGCAAACTTTATATTTGCCTACTCAAAGtttgaatattaattttgttttgttttcagtaatCATCTACCAGATTCGTCGAGTGGAGTTAAATGGAGTGAATCACTACTGCGTGTGGATTTTGCGAGATCCAGAAGAACCTGGAGAGGGCCTTCGATCCAACACAAATTTTACCTTAGCTTCAACATTCAATGAGACAGCAGAATATTCTTTAGGTCATGTATGTATCCAcgatctttatatttatcatgtTAAGAAGTGTTTGTCTTAGGTGGTGTAGTTGTCcgtcttattctcactttcaatttaattttaaattttttggttctgATGTATATTTAACAAGCACTAATTACTTATGCATATAAGtgattctgtttttctttctcaaacTGAACCCTTTCCAGGCCATTAAAAATGAGGCTCAAAAGTCAGAAGTTGACCTTGAGGATGACTCTGATACATCATCTGATGATGAAGGTGCTGACCACAGTCAGACAAGCACAGACGGCAGCTCAGGAGCAGAATATTCGCTCAACCACTCACGGCGAGGCAACCGGGAGTCATCGTCAGCTGTATGTTTCCAGGGCCATTCCTGTTTAAATTGTGTTTAGGGTATAAGATGGGTAATTGGGAATTGTTaaggatatgtatgtgtaaagtgagttaataattttttttttttttttaatattgctaAGGCTTTCCTTCATAtacttcattttctgttttcttctgtatttttgttattcatttccctatttcttaattttcctttttcttaaattcTTGTAGTTATGAATCACAAACGAAGGTATTCTTTAAGCAAATTATATTAACCTGTAACTAAACAAACATTCCAAACAGTGTCCGGAGGAGGGTGAGGATCTACTACTAGCAGGAGATTATAGCAATCACTACTCAGTCTTGCGTCAAATAGGAAAGGGAGCATTTGGCTGTGTAAAGATGAGCTACCGAAACTCCGATGGACTTATGGTAAGGGAATGGATATTCCTTGTTGATTTTAGAAAGAAATATGTGGTGGACATTATTAGAAACTAATGTCATAAGCTTTACCCTTAAGTAATGATACATTGGACATAGCATATTCTGAtgtatttttctgtatgtaatactatgattataagtttatatattaaattgtaaatAGTATGCTGTTTTTAGcttagcaatatttttttccagGTTGTAACCAAATTCATCAAGAAGAGCAAAGTGTATCAGGACAGCTGGGTGGATGACCTCCTCCTCCGAAAAAGGGTTCCTCTAGAAGTGTCATTGCTCATGACTCTTGACCATCCAAACATCGTAAGTTTCAGGAAGCTTTATATAATTCACAGTTTCGAGAATTGAAAGTGTTGAACTTCATTCAatctatctttgttgttgttgttgttgttgttgttgttgttgttgtttacacaTATCTCAGCATATTGGTAATATCCTTGAAGATTTTTGGTttaatactcattattattattattattataattattattatatatatatatatatatatatatattttatatatatatatatatatatatatatatatataattttttttttttttttttttttttttttttttttttttttttggggggggggggtacttgacttgactttttgtgtgtattcatatgaagTCTTTTGTATTGCCTTATTTTAAAGGTGAatgtgtttcttttctgtttttctttctgttattgtttatttctttcccaCTTTGTTTCATTATgactttttcatctttatttcttttacatgtaattctgtagtttttattattagagCATACTTAGAAAGATACGTGAGGTGACTGGTTTCTTATGGTAAAATGGAACATGAAATTGTTATTTGTGTTGACTTAACAGTGAATAATGCCAACTAATGTCATgctttataaaaaggaaatactACATTACATCACATTGTGTTATGTCATTAACATTTTCCATGACTCCCCCAGGTATCAGTGTTCGACATGTTCGAGAATGATGATTACTTCCAATTAGTTATGGAAAAATGGGGTGCTGGGATGGACCTGTTTGAGTTCATTGATCGTAATCCTCTCCTTGATGAACCTCTTGCTGCTTATATGTTCAGACAGGTTAGTGGTTGTTGAATTCAGTGATAAAAATTTGTACATATGTTCATCATGAATGTTTTTCAAgacaacttttatatatatatattggtatatatgatTTGAAATTCACCATGAACTGaagttttaagttttaaaaggTTAATATTGATGAAATTCTTTCAAACTTGGACAAGTTCTAGATGACAAAAATTTAATTCCTCCCCTTTATATTTTAACAGATTGTCTCAGCATTAACTTACCTACACTCTCTCAACATCATCCACCGTGATGTGAAAGATGAAAACGTCATCTTGAACAACAGATTCCATGTGAAGCTGATAGACTTTGGTTCATCAGCTTTCACCAAACCTGGCAAAATGTTTTCCCAATTTGCTGGAACTGTAGAGTACTGCAGTCCAGAGGTGCTCAAGGGAAACAAGTGAGTTGCAGAGCCACATAAATAGTAGCTCCTTGGAAGGCAATATAACAAgtagacaaaggaagaaaaatatgaaaaatattagaaTGTTTCTAATAGAACATTTTACTGATGAGATTATTTCTAATAGTAGCTAGTAGTGTAAAatgaacatgtatgtgtgtgagtgtgagtgtgagtgtgtgtgtgtgtgtgagtgtgtgtgtgtgtgtgagtgtgtgtgtgtgtgtgtgtgtgtgtgtgtgtgtgtgtgtgtgtgtgtgtgtgtgtgtgtgtgtgtgtgtgttatacattataATAGCTGCAATTGTTGCTTTCCAGGTACAGTGGCTATGAATTAGAGGTCTGGTCACTGGGAGTGACCCTCTATACTCTCATGTATGGAGAGAACCCATTCtatgatgtagatgaaaccatTAAGGCAGAGCTTACCTTCCCTGTTAGACATTCTCTTGGTAAGATTTTAACTGTTTATAAATAGAAATTACAAAAGCTTGTGTGGTTTTGATTGTTAGAGGATTATTGATTTATGGACTTTCTGTCTAAAATATTTATAGTTTTGAAGTAAAAATAGTGTCATAATCTGCCCTtgctattttgatattatttgatattaaccTGTTACCGTTGGGTGGCACATACGTATGTGCCATGTATGTGTGtaccatggcatgcctggactataatCCGGGTGGTATGTGCATACATGACATGGTGTGCAGGTCCCGTTTTCCAGGGGCAATGTATGGTTATGCCATGCATGCTATGGTAACAACACAATCCCCCAGCGGGGCCCAAGCAACTATGAATACAACCTGGGAGCGAGGGCTTTCGTATCGGGAAACCACCCAGCAGCATTGGATTAATTagataattatttcatttatgatttattattatacatttttatgctTTAGGCTTATTTTTTGACATTATGAATAATGGATGTTACACCTGTTTAATTTCATAAGTGCAATGCATATGAACTGAAAATTTGTAGCaatgtataattttaaacacAATTTTATATACCATTAATTTTGCATGTATGTAATGAACTGGGAAAAGGATCTTTGATAGCTCTTAACCCAATCATCAAAGatggcaaaaatataactataatataagctcatttattgtatttacacatagatggctctacaagtgtttagtcaccaaggaatcagttattagtcctacctgtctcacctgcttacccttttccttgatttttggaaagtgccCTTTGTATTGTTTCATTCTTTTTGatattaccaagattttaataacattttaatgatcacaatatcaataagaatgttaacagtattgatatcaaaagtgttagaaagaaaaacacattttcctgccaattcaaggaatggggaaatcaggaccagtcactagggcctactgatagactccttgctggccgagcacatgtggagccatctgtatgtaacaaaattcacaagaaaCTACAGGAGACATTGCATAAATCTGTGGTGATTGGGTTAAGTTAAGCCTTTTTGTGTCATCACTATTTCAAATCTCTTGGAATTCACCTGAAACGTAATTTCATCCTCTGACAGAATTGACGGCCCTTCTCAATGGAATGTTGCAAAAGGATCCCAAAGCTCGTATGACTTTAGAAGAAGTGGAGGCACACCAGTGGACCCAGCTTGAGTGTGACATTGATGATTATGTGTTTGAGGAAATTATAAGATGTTGTAAGTATATTAATCTCTtggtctctttctttatatatatatatatatatatatatatatatatatatatatatatatatatatatatatatatatatatatatatatatatagacaacacacacacacacacacacacacacacacacacacacacacacacacacacacacacacacacacacacacacacacacacacacacacacacacacacacacacacacacacacacacacacacacattatatatatgtgtgtgtgcgtttgtttgtttgttttataggtTTTGTAAGTTCAGTTTGGACAGAGATTTTCCTTATGCTGCTCAGCTGCTTTTTAAGACAGTAATATGTTTTACCAGTTCTTGTTGAGCACTGAAGTTTGtaaaagttcagaaaaaaaaaaaaaaattcatttcatttAACTCTGTCATGTGCACACAGCTCAAGAGGAAGCCAACCCAAGACAATATATCACAGAGTACAGTGAGAGTGACAGCTCAATATCCACTGCTTCAAACAGCTTTGTGTATGAGAATGCCATACAGTCTACACGACGATCGCTCTCCTTCACTCCTCAGGGGaccaagaatgataatgatcatatgtaAGTTGTGGGGTTCAGTAATTTGTTAGAATAGTCAGTTTTTTCTGCAGTGTTATGATTATATGGTCCCTTTTTAATGAGAATAGTAAATTGTGCAAAGTTAGCTGTTATggaccttccttcttcttcttcttcttcttcttcttcttcttcttcttcttccttacttGATTTTCTCTACACCAACTCAAATCCAAAATCACTGTCAGACGCATGCAGCGGTCAGCCACATCCCTGAGTTCTTCACGAATAGGAaatgaggttgatgatgatgattccatATATGATCACTCAGCGTCAGTTGGAGCATCTAGAACTTCCACGTCACAGTCAATGTCTTCAGTCAGGTAAAGGATAAGGGCAGCGGCTGTTTCAAGTAGTGGTATCTCCTCATCATGATTTTCAGCTGTGTAGAAAAACATGATACTGAAATTAAGAAATAGGGAGAAGTTTATGTGAACATTTGTGCTGATTTTTTCTAACCTCAGTTGTATTAAACCATTCTTTATCTCTCCACAGAAGTACAATAACCATTGATTCGTCCTCATTCTCCTGTTGTTCTCCAGCTTCGGACTCTGGTGACAGTAGTGAGACTCAACTCCAGTCATCACAGTCCTCCTCTTCAGGTATTGACCAGCTAGTTTTCAGAGCTGCATTCGATAACACTTCTGTGACGTCTCTTTTAGTTTGAGAGGAAGATTGatataaaatttcctttattattctgAATGATGGGTGATTGGTTTTTCAAGGGATGAAGGCTTTTAGAAAAATAGTGTCTCCTTGCTTGGAGTTTTGAGATTTTGCTATCGATTACCTGGAGAAATTATATTGAGATTGCACAATACTTTTATGTTGGCTGTAAAAGAGCCCATACCCAGTAccagtcatttttttatatattttttgtgcaacTTTCTCCTGAttgattctttcattttttgagaAATCATATGAGGCAGAACTAAGTTTGTCTTTTTATCAGTCCATTTTGTTCTGCACTTAGCTTGTCACTAGTTTTAAAATTCATGATGGTATATTTTGTATTCagctcttgtctctttttttaagaaaattctaATGAAATTCTGTCTTTGGTCctttaaagtagaaaaaaaatgccaGATCACCCTCTTCAGTATGCTTCAAAGGAATTTATACTCATGTCTGCTGGACCTGACATGGCCATAGGAGTTTGATAGCTTTCAGTTCCCTTCTCTgtgatttcctttttcttttttcttcttttctttttctttttttttttttcttttttctttctttttttctatgataGGCCTCCTGAGACAAGGTGTTGCTTGCTCACATTTTCatgtacatatttctatatatatgtatatatacatatatttatatgcttagtCCCTCACAGAAGAGGCAAGACATCTCACCCTCTATAAGAAAAGTCTGCATTTCACTTTTCTCCCCAACTTTCAAGATAGCCAGTtccttcatattttatataactggTTTCCCTGCTCCaatatttctattactataagtaatgtatttacatttttctctctctctcaggatttTATatagctttttttatatattagactAAGATAGAATATCTGCCTTGTGCAATTAGGAAAGAGCTCTAAATCTTGCAGAAAGTCTTCAATGTCATTTTCCTTTTGAGCATTTTCATATTCCTGTTTATTGATTGTGGTAAAAGTTAGATGTCGTCAGAGTTTCATTACTTTCTCAAAGGTCTAGAGCGTCTGAGACACTTGGCTTCACTATCCCATATGTTCCTACAAAGTTggttatttacccccccccctcctctctctctctcttcccttccctcccctggtgGTGTAAAACACTAAGATTTCTGTTTCCACCTTCCTCCCAATATAAAGTCTTTATTTgaatttgcaatatttttttctgcaatatcattttgttttgtttttttgttttcttttgcatttattcctgctttgtatttttgttatttttatttatctttttttgtatagAACCCCCTCCActgaattgtttattttttcacgtGTAGGAGGTCTGTAGCAGAGCTTCCTGGCTGGGTTAGAGAGGTATGTATTCTGAAGCATTACTAAAgtcttcattgtttttgtttttgttttttgtttt is a window from the Penaeus monodon isolate SGIC_2016 chromosome 41, NSTDA_Pmon_1, whole genome shotgun sequence genome containing:
- the LOC119598270 gene encoding PAS domain-containing serine/threonine-protein kinase-like isoform X3, coding for MGLLPWQQRNRIITADTKPKFGTPGYPSPLDRVRNRQNSPPDGNASFSHMPRRRLAKSGLHHATSAPRLNVIPGNGLHSFSFSPGLSKGSFGTSQSAPSGQWLFRNFVGGGSCGTVFPTTIVNPNKAVLTIDSTSKILTANDMSSLLLGHPEDELCGNMKLTDFITNPETQKALSSLASLSPMSEGICMENSLHTLPEPDILDNQGMVLFSGKVVDVDTYDNGTLPCSLWLKGLPQETDEDQRWIAVLEPVDITVAKASVDETGRILKHDSSFSALFGYADNSELTKLNICDLIPALQVPTSPHDMPKSQQENSATYWQWSFFNDVEKQQCTGQTVDCATFPLCAHFTVNNTHNDYTLRKHVFDLEIWVFSNISGLVVLDAAGKISDYNYNFTRLLFGYGKRELEGEDITHLIPTFFDDVALIQKMNSPSFDSDDSDSTLSDNETENQKENKERTNGPLFTKSKQSEATTTLMSEPSSISTPNRGFVASESKLQGSLYGSTFNSTSNVTSTGDNSQNSSQNNKAMRDITNSMNILSISQQNVSNQTNNSGLQGSPSKTRPVKDRENASDESLPKVQIEVCPDLPQDILPEDMVTSTPAVGRTRGHSQVHTIEEGSFFGVGKHKDGSDLVIIYQIRRVELNGVNHYCVWILRDPEEPGEGLRSNTNFTLASTFNETAEYSLGHAIKNEAQKSEVDLEDDSDTSSDDEGADHSQTSTDGSSGAEYSLNHSRRGNRESSSACPEEGEDLLLAGDYSNHYSVLRQIGKGAFGCVKMSYRNSDGLMVVTKFIKKSKVYQDSWVDDLLLRKRVPLEVSLLMTLDHPNIVSVFDMFENDDYFQLVMEKWGAGMDLFEFIDRNPLLDEPLAAYMFRQIVSALTYLHSLNIIHRDVKDENVILNNRFHVKLIDFGSSAFTKPGKMFSQFAGTVEYCSPEVLKGNKYSGYELEVWSLGVTLYTLMYGENPFYDVDETIKAELTFPVRHSLELTALLNGMLQKDPKARMTLEEVEAHQWTQLECDIDDYVFEEIIRCSQEEANPRQYITEYSESDSSISTASNSFVYENAIQSTRRSLSFTPQGTKNDNDHIRMQRSATSLSSSRIGNEVDDDDSIYDHSASVGASRTSTSQSMSSVRSTITIDSSSFSCCSPASDSGDSSETQLQSSQSSSSVTYYDNVSSCTLSGRSSEGSINLEKTLARYYRLSNPKDDNGSDYENVNKNGDSEYENVNEDGDSEYENAKDFDDSDSESIREFFYPSVPLERKHCDLEKQPHSIQQLPETNRMGSFRPHNLALPELQSSCYTADCECSDSESSISQWQDDDDEEDFRYMNSDLPDCDNPFWHEGNYTSPESDDPFWDGNTNACASDRELHQRGRESDSL